In Methanosarcinales archaeon, the DNA window TGGTCAGATTCATAGAGAACAACGGCGACCCGTCAGCCTACCTGGAGACCATGAGCGTATCCTATCCAGATCATCCCTTCTGCCAGACCCTGATCACCTGTGAATCAGCTGACCAGTTACTGGAAAAACTCAGATCCCTGGAGCCAAAGCTGCCTGCCCTTTCTGCAGATACAGGAAATGCCTGGCTAGCATACATTAAGTGGTCAATACTTCAATCGGCGCAGATGAACTCTTTTTCAGCATCATCAAACCACACATCCAGTATGTTTGACTCCCGGTTAAGAATTACTTTTATTTTATCCAAATCTGGACACCTTCTTTTATTCTATCAGTTATATATGAAGTTATTATGAATCCTTCATCCTTATTTATTACCACACACATATGGTAGTTTTTATCATGATATGGATATGATATAATCCCAATATCTTTTTGAGATCGATATTTTAAATTTTAGTGAGTGTCAACTTCAAAAAAGAGATCAGTTCCATTTTTCATGATTTTGAATCCTCATTTTTTATGGTATATAAAGTATGATTTTCTCATTAAATCTCGATATATTGAAAGCATTTGATTCTCGAAACAAGGCGAATGGTATCTATGAGTTATAAGAAATATTGTGTATGATTGTGTAATTAATTTTATAAATAAACAATTTTACATAAATGTTATTTCCCCTGGCAGAATTTTTCAATTCAACTTAAAGTATATAAAGGTTTAAATACCCTTATATTTAGTGAGAAATATGGCTAAAATTGACGATCCTAAAAAAACAATTAAAATCGAGAATGTTGTTGCCTCTACTGCCATTGGTACTACTCTTGAACTTACAAAGATCACTATGAAGTTGGAAGGTGCAGATTATAACAAAGCACGGTTTCCCGGTGTAGTGTACAGGACAAAAGATCCTAAGACTGCCGCATTGATATTTGGCAGTGGCAAGATCGTATGCACAGGCGCCAAAAGTATTGCTGATGTACATAACGGCCTGAAAAAAGTGTTCAAAGAATTGCGGGATATGGATGTCGAGGTTATGGAGAATCCGGAGATAATTGTCCAGAATATTGTTGCTTCAGCTGATCTGGGTACTGTGCTCAACCTAAATGCAATTGCCATCGGACTCGGCCTGGAAAATATCGAATACGAACCGGAACAGTTCCCTGGACTGGTTTACAGGCTTGCTGTGCCGAAAGTGGTAATGCTGTTGTTCGGTTCAGGCAAGCTGGTGGTAACAGGCGGTAAAAAACCTGAAGATGCAGATGCAGCAGTTGATAAGATCGTTGAAGAACTGGACGGCCTGGGACTGCTATAAACCAAATGTCTGTTTTTCCAATAACTGACCATCATATGCATTTGGACCCCCGGTTTCAGGGGGTTGAAGCCGCCAAAGCGTTCCAGCGTGCTGGCGGCACACACATTTTTATAGTTTCCAAACCTTCATGGACCATTGGTATTACTATAAACCAACCTGAAGATTACGGGTTGGTATTTGACGAAACAGTCAAAATGGCAGAAGATGTTAAAAAAGGAGGCGTAACTGCTTTTCCTGTATTGGGGGTCCATCCTGCAGCTATCACTAAAATGTACGGCAGGGTGGGGCTTGACAAAACCATTTACCTGATGAGGGCAGGTCTGGAAATGGCAGCAAAATATGTTGAAGAAGGGCTGGCTGTAGGTTTGAAATCCGGCCGTCCCCATTATGAAGTAGAACCTAAATTGTGGGACGCATCTAACGAGTTACTGTTGCACGCTATGGAACTTGCCAGGGATGCAGGGTGTCCATTGCAGTTACATACTGAAACTGCTACACTTGAAAACATCAATGATATTGCAGGTATGGCCAAAAAGGTTGGTCTCTCTCCTGAAAAAGTGATCAAACATTTCGCGCCACCAATGGTAAAGGAATTTGAAAACGTCGGAATGTGGCCCGGGGTGCTGGCAGGAAAAGGTATGATAGAGGAAGCCCTTAAGCAGGGGGATCGATTCCTGATGGAGACCGATTATATAGATGACCCAAAACGTCCGGGAGCAGTACTTGGCCCAAAGACGATACCCCGTAAAACCCTGGCCCTGGCGGAAGAATGGGGTGATGAGATATTTTGGAAAATTCATAAAGAGAATCCGGAAAAAGTATACGGTGTAGAAGTCGAACTACCATAACCTAAATATAGAAGTTTAAACATACGAAAAGCGAATCTCGTTATTAATGAATTAACAATATACTTGTATTATTTATGAAAGGAGGATTTTAATGGCAGGACAGTTAGGCAGTCAGCCAATGGTTATTCTTAGGCAAGGAACCCAAAGAACAACAGGCAGTGAAGCTCAAAGAGGGAATATTATGGCAGCAAAGGCAGTAGCATCTGCAGTGCGCACCACCCTGGGCCCAAAAGGTATGGATAAGATGCTGGTAAATTCTGCAGGTCAGGTAACGATTACCAATGATGGGGCCACCATTCTCGATGAAATGGACATCAAGCACCCCGCAGCGAAAATGATCGTGGAAGTAGCAAAGACCCAGGATGATGAAGTTGGAGACGGTACAACCACGGCGGCAGTACTGGCAGGAGAACTGCTGGCAAAAGCAGAAGAATTGTTGGAAATGAATGTTCATTCCACGACCATCACAGCCGGGTACATGGCAGCTGCAAATAAGTCACAGGAGATACTTGAAGGTATATCTGTCAATGTATCTGACACTGATGAGGATATGCTTATAAAGATCGCTAACACGGCCCTGACAGGCAAAGGCGCAGAATCAGTTAAGGATACATTAGGACATCTGGTGGTCAAAGCTGTCAAATCCATAGCTAAAGAAGGCTTTGAAGGGAAAAAGACAGTGGACATCAAGGATGTGCTGATGGAGCGCAGGGTTGAAGGTAGTATCGATGACAGTGAACTGGTTGAGGGAATAATCATAGATAGGGAGAGGACCCACCAGAGTATGCCGAAAAAAGTCGAAAATGCAAAGATCGCTATTCTTGCCACTCCCATTGAAGTAAGGTCAATGGAGTTTAAGAATGAAATATCATTTACTTCTCCAAACCAGCGCAGAGCCTTCATTGATCAGGAAGAGCAGATGATCAAGGAAGTAGTGGACAAGGTGATAAACAGCGGGGCAAATGCTGTATTCTGTAAAAAAGGCGTGGATGACCTGGCCCGTCATTACCTGGCCAAAGCAGGTATATTCGTGGTTCACAGGGTCAAGGTACGGGACCTGGAACATCTGGCAGAATCTTCCAACGGGAAAATAATAACTAATCTGGATGAACTCACACCTGATGACCTTGGTACAGCAGGGGTAGTGGAAGAGGTCATGGTAGGAAATTCAGAGATGATATTTATCCGTGACCTTCCAAAATCCAATGTGGTATCCATCATTCTAAGAGGCGGTACTGAACAGGTGGTGAATAACCTGGCCCGGGCTATGAATGATGCCCTGAGGGTTGTTGGTGTTGTAATAGAAGACGGCCGTGTTGTAGCTGGCGGAGGCTCACCTGAAGTTGAACTATCACTGCGTATTCGAGAATATGCCGCCCAGTTAACGGGCAGGGAGCAGCTGGCTGTGACCAAGTTCGCGGAAGCTATTGAGATAATACCAAAGACGTTGGCAGAGAACAGCGGTCTTGATTATATTGACAAACTGGTGGAACTTAAGAGCAAACACGAGGCTGGTGAGAAGAATGCGGGCCTTAATATATTTGAGAACCGCGTGGAAGATATGCTGGAAGCAGGTGTAGTGGAACCACTGCGTGTAAAGCTTCAGGCTATTGATTCAGCATCAGAAGCTGCCAGTATGATACTGCGTATCGATGATATGATCGCAGCTACAAAAGAACAGACTGGACCGAAGCCAGTTCCAGGTATGAAAGATTTCGAAATGTAAGTCGTGGGGCCAGGCGGTCCCATTGAATAATTTTTTTAAATAAATGACAAACTCTATTTTAGATACTGCATCCCGAGTTCTGACAGAAGGCCCCATTTGCGATCACTGCATAGGCCGCCTTTTTGCCAATCTTTCCACTGGTCTTACAAACGACCAGAGGGGGGCAGCGATAAAATTAGCCCTGGCTTTAGAGAGTGATCAGAAAAATAAGGACTCCTCTCACGATACACTGCTCAGGCTGCTGGCTCCCAGCAGCATCCATGCCAGAAAAAGCCTGAAAATAAAAGATGTGCAAAAAAAATGCTGGGTTTGCAACGGTTTGTTTGATGAATTGGATACCTGGGCCGAAAAAGTCATAAAAGCAGTTGAAGGATTTGAATTCAATACCTTTGTTGTAGGCACCAAACCTTCAGGACTGCTGATCGAGAATGAAGAGATACTCTGGGCCACATCCCGAACCAGATGGGCAGAACAGTTGAAGACCGAAATGAACAGGGAAGTGGGAAAACGGGTTGAAGCCCTGCTAGATAAAAAGGCTGACATGAAACTACCAGAGATCACAGCTATACTGGATATAACACAGGGAACAGTTGATCTGGAAGTAAGATCATTATTTATTTTTGGAAGATACCGCAAAATAATCAGGGGCATCCCTCAAACCCGCTGGCCCTGCCGGGAATGCGGCGGCAGCGGATGTGAGCGGTGTGGGTTCACCGGACGGATGTATCCTGAATCAGTGGATGAATTGATCCGTCCCGAAGTAATGGCTGCCACTGGTGCAACAGATACAGTTTTTCATGGAGCTGGCCGGGAAGATATAGACGCGTTAATGCTGGGTACGGGAAGACCTTTTATCGTGGAAGCAGTCCAGCCCCTGCGCCGCCGGATTGACCTTACCAGGCTCCAGCACAAGGTGAACCGTCATGCAGACGGTAAAATCGAAGTATTGGGCCTGAAATTTGTTACCCGTTCCGCAGTTGAAGCCATAAAACAGGCAAAAGCAGATAAAGTTTATAGGTTAGGAGTCACATTCAGGACACAGTTATCAGAAGAAAAACTTATATCTGCCTTAGACATACTTTCCAAAAAAACCATAATCCAGAGAACACCCACCAGGGTAGCTCATCGTAGGGCTGATCTGGATCGAGAGCGCAGGATCCAGCATATGGAACTGGAACAACTGTCTCCAGACGGGCAATCGGCTTTAATTAAAGTAGGTTGTCAGGGAGGTCTGTATGTCAAAGAGCTGGTTTCAGGTGACGAAGGACGCACCAGGCCAAACCTCTCAGAGCTGCTTGGTGTGGAATCAAAAGTTGCCGAACTGGACGTAATAGAAGTTAAAGGAATATTCATCTAATTGGAGGATCTAACATTGTCAAAATCACATGGTGAGAGAAGGAAGACCAGGTATAAATTGAAGAAAAACGTCAGAGAAAGAGGACTCAGTCC includes these proteins:
- a CDS encoding TATA-box-binding protein gives rise to the protein MDDPKKTIKIENVVASTAIGTTLELTKITMKLEGADYNKARFPGVVYRTKDPKTAALIFGSGKIVCTGAKSIADVHNGLKKVFKELRDMDVEVMENPEIIVQNIVASADLGTVLNLNAIAIGLGLENIEYEPEQFPGLVYRLAVPKVVMLLFGSGKLVVTGGKKPEDADAAVDKIVEELDGLGLL
- a CDS encoding TatD family hydrolase gives rise to the protein MSVFPITDHHMHLDPRFQGVEAAKAFQRAGGTHIFIVSKPSWTIGITINQPEDYGLVFDETVKMAEDVKKGGVTAFPVLGVHPAAITKMYGRVGLDKTIYLMRAGLEMAAKYVEEGLAVGLKSGRPHYEVEPKLWDASNELLLHAMELARDAGCPLQLHTETATLENINDIAGMAKKVGLSPEKVIKHFAPPMVKEFENVGMWPGVLAGKGMIEEALKQGDRFLMETDYIDDPKRPGAVLGPKTIPRKTLALAEEWGDEIFWKIHKENPEKVYGVEVELP
- a CDS encoding TCP-1/cpn60 chaperonin family protein, which produces MAGQLGSQPMVILRQGTQRTTGSEAQRGNIMAAKAVASAVRTTLGPKGMDKMLVNSAGQVTITNDGATILDEMDIKHPAAKMIVEVAKTQDDEVGDGTTTAAVLAGELLAKAEELLEMNVHSTTITAGYMAAANKSQEILEGISVNVSDTDEDMLIKIANTALTGKGAESVKDTLGHLVVKAVKSIAKEGFEGKKTVDIKDVLMERRVEGSIDDSELVEGIIIDRERTHQSMPKKVENAKIAILATPIEVRSMEFKNEISFTSPNQRRAFIDQEEQMIKEVVDKVINSGANAVFCKKGVDDLARHYLAKAGIFVVHRVKVRDLEHLAESSNGKIITNLDELTPDDLGTAGVVEEVMVGNSEMIFIRDLPKSNVVSIILRGGTEQVVNNLARAMNDALRVVGVVIEDGRVVAGGGSPEVELSLRIREYAAQLTGREQLAVTKFAEAIEIIPKTLAENSGLDYIDKLVELKSKHEAGEKNAGLNIFENRVEDMLEAGVVEPLRVKLQAIDSASEAASMILRIDDMIAATKEQTGPKPVPGMKDFEM
- a CDS encoding tRNA pseudouridine(54/55) synthase Pus10; its protein translation is MTNSILDTASRVLTEGPICDHCIGRLFANLSTGLTNDQRGAAIKLALALESDQKNKDSSHDTLLRLLAPSSIHARKSLKIKDVQKKCWVCNGLFDELDTWAEKVIKAVEGFEFNTFVVGTKPSGLLIENEEILWATSRTRWAEQLKTEMNREVGKRVEALLDKKADMKLPEITAILDITQGTVDLEVRSLFIFGRYRKIIRGIPQTRWPCRECGGSGCERCGFTGRMYPESVDELIRPEVMAATGATDTVFHGAGREDIDALMLGTGRPFIVEAVQPLRRRIDLTRLQHKVNRHADGKIEVLGLKFVTRSAVEAIKQAKADKVYRLGVTFRTQLSEEKLISALDILSKKTIIQRTPTRVAHRRADLDRERRIQHMELEQLSPDGQSALIKVGCQGGLYVKELVSGDEGRTRPNLSELLGVESKVAELDVIEVKGIFI